One Manduca sexta isolate Smith_Timp_Sample1 unplaced genomic scaffold, JHU_Msex_v1.0 HiC_scaffold_2386, whole genome shotgun sequence genomic window, GCAATACGGGCACATGCGACATCGCTTTCACTTTTCTTCCGCTCACTACGGTCGCAGTTACgcatacagaaaaaaatattgctgtatgacatatcaaaaaaaataaatgtttcaccGTTGCCATTTTCATTcgatttattataacatatttaattgccattaattaaagttaataaaaaaatagaaaaataaaaaacgctATTAAGATTTAATGTCACTGGCTGACAATAAATTGCTTTAACTTTAgttctttttaaattcatttgcgTATTTTCCCGCGCGGGAAACGCGAAGTGAATTGCAAAAGCGCAGTAGATGGCGTCCAACCGCGCGCGCTTGCTGCCCTTCTGTTCAGAACTGGGGCGCACGTGAAGTGCCACCAAGTTTTACGGGCGAGAGCGTTGGTAAAAGTGGTGTTTCATAGCCTCACCGATTCATTAATTCaagtttttttacatacaaCGTAATTATGTATGATAAGGTTTTCTGATTAAAACATCAGTTTTTACTTATATGTAGAGTCATACAGTTAAGCTATTTTACATCTTACTGATAGTTATAACCTCCTTTGTTAATTTGCTTCTGGATGTAATAATATactgacaataaaaaagaattttctggcaaaaaaaaattgaatgatTAGTATAAGTAAGGTacatgtatttgtaaattagttttcaaTAGTGTTAATCACATGAAGAAATcgcaatgttaaaaatataattcacaatAATTAGGGATAAATCCATCCTTACTGCACAAACTAGAATcgaaactataattaatttctaatttaaataatacggTCATTACCTAATAATCGGTAgagtcaaaatttaaatatgtatagttgtgttgaaatattattttaagataatgtTACAGctggttatattaaaataaattaccctATTTAAATTAAGAGATAGTACAAGGTGGCGCAAATGTTGTCGACCGATGTTTTttgctgtaatttttttatgaatgaaatactTTAGCTTTGCTTTTGGTTTATGTTAAAAAGTCGAGATATCAGCTAAGTGACTGTTGCCAGAAATGATAACTATTCGGGCCTAGCATTTTCCCACTTTTGCTAGAAACTTCGGCGACAGGTCCTCGCATTCCTGGCGGATATTATTTTAAGAGCTTCACGCGTCTGACTCTTGTTGATATACTTATGACTTAAAAAACCCACAAAAGATGTCTGGAACAGTTAAATCAGGCGATCTTGCCGGTCAGTGtaaacaacaattataattattccgcGTTCTTTAGGGTATAGGTATTCCTGGCTTGTCGAGTATTTTGTATCTGTTTATTTCACAAATGTCAAAGTAGACTTGACAATTGCCGCCATTTGTAAAATGATATCATTTTCTGACGATGACGATATTACATAGGTGTATTAAAATTATGGACCCTAACCGATGTTCCTTTCAGAATTTGAAGCTGTTTTGAGCATGAATGAGACTAAAGATTGCGAGATTTTGGAGTCACAGAACATAGGTATACAGAACTATCATAGTTATACTTGATGCGTTCTGTGGCCTAAGCGACTTCGTCATATTAAAACGATCGTTTTAGAATCGACAGTGTTTATGTAAGGTAATATTGATAGAGACGGAGATCATTTTTCAAGTTACTGCTCTatcgttaaatataattttttaaacgatAGAGTACATTTTTCAAGttgtctaaaatataaattgatatcaatgtaaatattataaaaatatcttcccTCATGGTACTACACGCATAAGCTAGAAATGTAGGCTGTATGGCTGGGTCTCTACCCACCCTTTTGGACGTAAAATCAGCGAAACTTATATTAGATACTCTAACATCTAAATTgatggtttattttattgatccATTTGACCAGCACAAACACTATTTAATTACAACTCTTTGAGTGCAATGGCGACATGTTAGTTAAAGTTTGCCACGAAAGTAGCtgaagaaattcaaaattaaaaaccgtTTCTTCACATGGACTTgcatttcaatatatatttttttctttatctaaaataaattaaactatttgaagtttgtttaagtgaataaaaaaCGACTGTTGAAtaggacaaaaaaaataaaaaaaattgaatttagtgGCTGATTGTTCTTAGaattttaagcaaatatataaattatgttattaaattttttttttctaaacatggAACGGAGTGGATTGGGTTTGATTTTTTACGAATAGTCGCCTGCCCTATAGATGCGCTGCGGGAGATCCGTAAATCTGACGAAATGTCCACCCGgataattgaaatttatattattatatcgaaaCAACAAAATTCATTATTTCGGTTATAGGCTTGCTTCCCATAATACTGAATAAAATAGAGTGTGGGCAACTATAAAGGCATTAGTTTAACCTCCTTACTCTCCGTAACAAAGCgtcttaaacatatttatttcctCAAAAGATTACAAGAGATCACTTGTAGAGAAAATACAACCATTGAAATACACTAAATGTTTATACCTATTGGGCTAGTTATAAGATATAGTATTATATGGATTCTAGTATTTTTAGGTGTCGAATGTTCAACGGTGGTGTCGCAAGTGggaatattatttaagaatctaataaataatttcatcacTAGCAGTAATGGACTAGGTGCGTCTTCGCTCTTCGACAACAAAACCTAtgtaaaaactatgaaatacatttaataattctaGTAAACTATTTCGCCACATGTAGTAAGTAGGTGATTCACCGTGTAACGATGTGTCCGCATCATTACGCTTCGACGAGTGTCCTTGCCGCTCGGGATATTGatctcaaatattttaagaattcgGAAGTTAATGaactatgtttattaattttatttaaatagttttatgtgatttttatcGCGAAATTAACATTCGCGTCCGTTTTTTGACGTCAcggtatgtaatttatttttcaattagaattaaatcaattatgtatttttgaCGTCATTCGTTAGGGGTTATGATTTTACAATTTGATTTAATGGTTAAGAAAAACACTGCTTACCTAAGAGTTTCATATAAGAATTTCGATTATAATAAGTAGCGACTAAGACGCAATCAATTCCTTAATTCTAGAAGATtcatataacaatttaatactCAAATCAGAGCTGATATACATtgcaacttatttattttgacaatacattttatttaaactaaagctaaaactatttacaaaacacactattataaaactactatataggtatacttatttaatttgccAATTGTACTTcattgtaaaacataaaatatatcgtggtatacttatttaattattgtattcgGCACATCGAAAGTTTACGTAACAACTTAACAGGTGATACTGTGCGAACAGCTTTCAGATAATGCGATGACAGTTATATTACCAACAGTTTTTTGCCTTTATAAAGAGTGAAagctttattcattttattgagAGGCTAAAGGCTGTGTAATTGGACAACAATGTATATCTTTTAGTTTCAATGGCATTTCCTGACGCCTGCATTACAAAAGTTATTTGCACatgtttcggttgacccccgggatggacggcagcgtgtagttggcctcatgctgccgtagacgccgagggcgtccttcggtgcgcgggggcttctgagcccccataggagacgggccgcaaggcggcaccgcgcaggggcggctgcggacgaatacttagacacttccgtcagaggaagcccgcagtcgtccctaatgcgccgaagagggccaccgcggagttttagctggtaggccgtgcataggttagctgtatatagggttagggactcggcccggcggtcgcccgaaggtcgtcatcaaatccgggcggctcaacgccgggccgtaaggcacggttaccccagcataaccgctcagtcgcccccatgaaggctgggcggtagtaataagggactttctccgcgaaaccaaaaaaaaaaaaggataatatTCTCATTTTTATCTGACACGCGGAATGATAAAAATTTTGCCACTAGTTTAGTAGTTTTGGAGATTAGTAACAATAAATAGACACAACTTTGTAAGAATATCGTAAGTGTGACCCTGTTACATCACAGAggctaaaaaaaaacactattactcgtaaattacaagttttttataaacgaaatttattgattatgtttttttttgcttgagTACCGATATACCTACATTATTTCGACTAGAGTTAAAACCAAACCGTCATATCACCCTAAATAGACCAATGAGGCGCCAAGTAAACggtttaataatgaaaaattggCACGTAGCCCAGTTCAGGTTTAAACGACATATCCATACATGTTCAAGGAATTTGTAGATCACCAGATCGGTCTACGTGATGTCGGTCACTCGGCTAGGAAAGTGCTGCAACTTTTCCATCGCGCAGAATAAATCCTACCTCGAATGCCTTCACTGCCATTAGCCCTGCTACCTTTGCATTCATTTTTAATTGGCGCATGCATTTGAGCCATGATATgtgctatttattaaataaattgctcTTATAAGGTATTAAAAGATtgcttttttataacaaagaaataatgtATTCTGTATTCACGGTCTCCTGGTATTTTGATTTACTGTAATCCGGAAACTGTGTTATAAACAAGTTAGTGTTTAGATGCACTTCGATATAAGTAGTATAAATAGTATTACGTTTATTAATACTATGATCGTAAACATCTacacaacaaatatttgaacaactACCATTTGAAATaacctgtaaataaaaaacaacgaaATGAAGGTTAAAATGGCGGGCGTGAATTCTTATTTATTCCAGACAACctttagtttttagttatgaATAATTGCATGGGTCACGACTTTTTGGGGACGTCAAAAAAAGCAACGACAATATTTTCTGGTTGCCAATGCATAATGCACATAAATAGATACGAAATACGATGTTCAAAGGAGGCGatgtaaaaaaacttaataaccaGACGTAATTgaattgcataaatatttaattgcggTCATTCGCGATGACCTCTAGGGAACATTTGAAGCGGATTGTGAGTTGTTATGATTCCTATATCTAATGCTATGTATGTATTCGTACGACGCCGACGTTCACaaaaaacactagcttttgaaattataatgtcCGCTCGTACTGTGGCGGTCCActggaaatattttgttataacttGTTCACTACGATTATTTCTTGTTGCAAACAGGATCTTACTCGAAAGCAAATGACTGCGAAAAGCGTAGATGTTAATTTGTCTTAATATTTTCAGTTTGGCGGAAATTATTTGATGGTATTTTGCATGTATAAATAGAATTTTCGACGTACAAACTGCTGAAGAGAGATggaatctaatatttttaaaagacaaGATAAAAATCTTTACGTGGTTTCGTGAGCCATATGTTCTAGGATTAAGTATTGGCTTTACTTGAGTTATGTTGAGTTTTTAACaccattacaaatattttgtatttttttttcctggctcaatatattcaataaaaaggGGTGGTGCTAACAAAAGATTTGTCAAGTTACACAGCATCGGATCATTCGCGAATCCATTTTGTGTGGTGCATGcataataatgatatttgtCCCTGGCAACGTCATGAAGCACTGAAACCACACACGTATAACATTTGGGAAACACTATACTCAATACAAAACACAATTGAAAAGATCACAAGATTTCAACGCAACGTGCAACTGTCaagttgtcaaaaaaaaaacactttgcTTTTGACATTGACAGTTGCTTAACAACTTCAGTAACTTTAGTGACCATCGCTTTGGTAGGTGTAGCGTTTTCCGGTAACAAGTTGACAGTATCTTCGCGACGACTTACCGTTTGTATCGtcctatattattttagacGAAGGCGAGTGATTTCCTGAAGAACACATCCAGacatatattatatcatttaaattaaaagtagttGGGGGTTGACTCAATTTAgataacaaatacaaatatctcTGTAGCTATGGATATGGTTTTAGTCATATTGTCATTGAATAGTCCTGGATATTCTCAAATAATATCCACCATCTTATTTAAATTCGACAGAGTCCAGCCTAAATTTTCCAATGGATGGCTTGATGGGGCCATGGGGAGAGATAGTGGCTGCCTAGAtccataaatacatatttttctctATTCACCGGTCGGCGGTTCCTTCAGTTTAATAATGACTCCATTATTAGCTTCTCGAAAAGCATAAAAATGAGGTTTATATCGGGAATAAAGGCCATTTTACACTGGATTGAAAATATATGTAGGAAGCTTCAACACATTTTTAAGAAAACTGGGAAATATTTGGttgctttaataatatttttataaatcaatactcATATTGCATCCTACGTCTATAAAATTGGGTTTACTATTGTGTGAGATAAGATGTTGAATATGTTGGTAAATTTGTTAGTGCTAGCATATTtttatccgcccagatagcgaccaccgtatcaCAAATGAATGAGAAATGATACTCCAATTTGGGTATAATATTTGCAGTGCCAACGACGTTCGGTCGCTTAAAAATTAatgattagttttatttaaatcatagcTATTCTACtgccaaataaaattatgagGAGGAATTATCCCTCATGGCTCGGGTAGGAAAAtgtatcgcgttccaggatcagtgAATATTCGATTCAAAAACAGGCTGGGATAGATGAGTTGACTGGCAAGTGGTACTTAATCATCTTCAGTCAGTCGATAGTGTATCTAGACCCTACTCTACTTATCATGAGGAGCAGAGGGATCATTGTGTCTTGCctctaaagaaaaaatactcTCAAGTGTTCTGTAGCAAGAAGCAAAAGAAAGCTGCATACGTCTGAGATATATCTTCCTAAGTAATACTACCCTGCTCGATTCATTCCTTCATCCGTATCATAGTTTATGGTTATTTTGTTTCAGGTTTGAGTTTTATGGGACGCAAAGTTCTTCGTAATTCCTCGTAGTGCACCTATGACTCAATACGTCTATAATAGTGGGTTTATTAATGTAAGAGCCAGGATGTATATGAAGTGATCGATGAACAAGAATTTAAGGTGTTTAAAAGCTTTGTTATAAAGAATTTAGTCTACACAAATTCCAATGTCGATCGATATCGCATTGCAGATTTAAATAGCTACCTAAACATCAATATGCATCGTTAAGAGTTCGTACACCAGAGGGTTGTTGTCCTTTGTCACCAAACCACCCGGCCTTACCTACCGAACGCTACCCTGGCGAAACAATCTGCTTAATGTCAAAAATCTCATTGAGGTCGAAGAACTGCCAACAGTTCCGTAAggtaaaacatgattttttatatatttttttttctaatatgagGGCACCGGTCGCCGTTGCCTTGTGCTCTGATACAACCTTCGGCTTAATTTCGTCACAACGCACGCGGTCGATGAACTGGCTAGCTAAGATAGTGGCATGcattatttttcgtttaattaGACGATTTGAGAGGGATCACATTGATATTTAGGTACTTGGCTTGTAACAAACACTTTTTTGCCCAACACGTTGGTATTTTATCTGatcttaattgaatataatattaatatatgaataaatcaacattttatttatttataaccgtGTGCGCACCTAGGATTTTTAACTAGAGACGATTTTATTTATGGATGTAGCTACTGACTGAGATTAGTGGTCTAAACTCTAAGGGGCAATGTTACCTGTACACAATAGAAAAGTACTAATCTAGGcctatgcaaaaataaattctatttgtgtacctttagttatattttatcacaaataattttatcgataaaaacaGTATTATGCTTGATAGATTTTTCGATGTACCGCAATTTAATGAACAACAGCGGAACTGGAAGAAATATTTGGATCTCTTGTTCCACTTGcgttatatttaaagtttcttGCCATTTTCCGTCTGCTCGTTGCGTGCATCGTGCCCTTTTCAGACCACTAACAACagacaaataacaataaattgcataCAATAGACAGGAATTCCTGACTTGAACGATTCATAATATAAGCTGCTTGCAAAACTAATAAGTCCAAGCTTGTGTAATGTCTATGCAAATTAATAACgcacatatatttttgtaggacacaaaattaaatagaacCCGGATCTTCCCGTGCCGTTGCAGGATCATCGTTGGCTACGTAGCGCTGCGccattgaaattgaaaattcgCACTGTCTAAGAATGGGCAATACCTTACTGCTATGTACTCCTTAATTGCAAGCAGTTGAATTAAAAATCAGACCATCGTAATGgccgaaaaataaaacaaaaagaaatgtgTTGTTTACTgcttttttgttcaaattttcTTTGTGCAAACTTATacacataataaacaaaacacgtCGGTCCGTCGGACCTATTTACAGTTCCTAAACATCTCAGTCCAGATTTTCTTCGAACCACCTTTCCAGGCCCCTCATAAATAAATCCCAAATTCaggaataaaatacaaaacaacataGAATGAATATAATCGAAAAATCTGAATTTTGATTATGGAAATCATCAGCTGTCCGATATTTTAAAcgttaaatttttttgtgttgcaAAGAACATAAAACTAGAATACCTATAGCAACGACGTATTTaaagaatacaataattttaacatttgtttCTATAGATTTACAGGAATCTAATTATGTAAGCAATTTGTATTACGACTGATCTCAATGAATAACTTATATTTGACGTTTGTTATCATAACTCAACAGTAAAAGTAACAGCtgttactgctgtttcaatatcccGTAACTTTATTGAAATCATCCGCCGAAGCGTCTTATTTTTGCACTaaatacttagtaaaaaaaCGTGTTTTTGAGAACTTATGTTTTCAACTATAATTCTTTCCAATATTATTACATTCGATTTACGTAAATCAATTTAAGAAACATACttactacataaataattaaatgatttagaGCACTATGTTGATCTTTGGTAAAAACTAAACGCACCACTGACATTAATCTAATTCGACCCTCCGATAGATGGCTAAACTTCACAGGGAAGGTATTCTTATCTATcttagtttataaaaacatcGATAACCCCTAAAAAGTAAGCATTTCAGTCGATTGTAACCTGTCAGGAAGATATTGAGGCTGGCTGTAAGTTAAAAGTTTGCTactatacaaattacaaaataggtATCCACCTCGTCTAACTGCCATtctcaataaatgatcccaatcgcttttttcgatctatcgctaaaatggaccaatcagaacgaagcttttttttgacatgcttgcaaattacttattttgattggtgcaTACTCGAAATTGGATTAAAGATAAAATTGGGATCGGTAATTGAAAACGACTGTAAGTGTGCTCTATAGACCTTACAACGTGAAGTTAATATAAGTTTCCGCGAGTCAAATAAGctgatttctaaaaataataattacaatcgACATCCAATAAATAAGTGTCTATTAGGCTACAatgattattcataataatgttaGGCGCCAAATTCCACGCAAAAACTTCCTCGACCGACCATGACTTTAGCTCGCAAAAacatatactattatttaaaataattgcaaattgtTGTACACGCCATATTTACATATGTTACGAATGTGATCGGAAGTTGTGTTTGTTCGTTGAATATAAATGACAGGGCCTCATGTGGTTTACGTTTAGGGTGTTGTTCATCAAGCCATATTTCAACATCATTATTTTCCGCATTCGTACACATGGCGTATCGACtcgcaatttataaaaaaatgttctacaAAAGCAAGGCAATGGACTTTGGACAGTGGTATTAAATACATAcgttttatttctatttcaatcATACTAATAACCACTTATTTCTTTTGTAAGATGTTTGTAGTAAGTAATTGTTAATACGATGACACCTTATATACGATAACGTATAAAAAAGTTACGTAGACTAATGCATCTATTAAGGATTTTACTAACATATTTACGAAGCAAAGCAATGTCTGCCACATATTGGTTTTCCAAGCAGGTTGGCTGTATTGAATGAAGAATATGCTGGTTcactatagaaataaaattattatgttagttacctttataaatttaattaacttgttACTTATagtcgatttcaataaacgaaacCAATCGCCTTTTACGTGCGACAACGAAAATGAATCAGTCAGAATAGGCCTAATGTTTTTTTGGCATGTTTGTAAAgggcttattttgattggtttattctcgagATCAGATCGAATATTGAAATCAGTATAGTTTATTCAAAACGGttgtgaataaattaataatattgaacacATTTTTTGAATGTAGTTAAAGACGAAACGTAAGTACGTATTAGTGACCATTCAGTTCATCAGTTTCTTAGGTAGACACCAACACCACATATACCCTCAAGCCTCAATACTCAAAGTTAGAGATACCTGCTACAATTTCGAAGccgataatttttttgtagaatCTCATGAATGAGCATTACCTACATACTATTATTTTGGGccttattatttacataggtCTACCCTTTAATGGTTGTTGGAATTTCATAATTCAGTTTGGTCCTAAATAATTGCCAGAGATTCTCAAATTAGGCTAAGACTCTATCTTGAGAAACCAGTTAATAGGTATAACATGATCATGTAGAGAGCGTCTAAATTTTGTATTGCGGTGTAATCTGCGATCACATTTGTGTTGCAGTTTACAGAgggtaagcggcgatagcctagttgggtgtggaacagattgccgagacgaatatctgcaGCTTTAAATCtcaagggcaaacacctctgatttttcaaaaaaaatatgtgcgtattctttgtgagttatctcttgctttaacggtgaaggaaaacatcgtgaggaaacctgcatacctgagaagttctccgagaagtctatcaatccacagtaggccagcgtggtggattaaggcctaatccctcttagtagtagaggaagcccttgcccagcggtgggacagtatatactacTGGTCTGATATAATTATAGAGGCGTCATGAGACATTATGATATCATGGTGACGACCGTAGTGCCACGCAGtgcattacaaataatttaatgtttaaatggTATTTCTATTGTTAAAGGGTAGTGTCGCTCACCACCAGACGAGCGGTTTGCTAGTTTTCATACATAGGCATGGCAAGTGACCCACTACGGCTAATAATGAGTAGGGTTCTAGATAGAGTGATAAGCTGAACGTTGAACTATGTCGGTCTGTTTGATGAGCATTCTACCCAttcatttaagaaaatatacagGTAAAGCTTGTTACTTTCTCAAATCCAAATATGCATGCAGACAGTtccgataaatattatattgcttgATCTGGAAAAAATTGCATTGCCTTTCAACGAAGGTCAAACTTAAAAGGTCTTAAAAAAACACGGGCATTCTGCGATGCTGACTATTATTTggccttttaatttatatctaaagaTATCAGTAACTATCAACTTTTGGCGACACATATTGCTTCTCTCCTGTCAGTTTTCCGGAAGCTATTTGTCTTTCCCTCTCCCGGCGTAGCAGCTGAAATAAAGaggaatacattttttaaaaaaaatatccaaaaatttCTTGTTAggtcttaattatattattactattacttTTCGGTTTTATCGTTAATATAAGCAGCGTTGCTAACTTGCGGGGAATACTCAAAATTTAGATAGTCTCATGTTGATAGTGAATAAAATTGGGATGATCTTTACGCGGAGAAAATCCGGTTATTATGACATCTTGCCGTTGAATAATATAGTCGCGGTCGAAACACTCCTTCAAGAACTACAAAtacgtatataattaatttaaaaaaagcatttatattacttatgtatAATGAACAACTCTGCctatttaaaaaaggttttttgcgccacatttaaatttcgaatttatttcGACAATCATTCGCAAATCGTAAAACATTTCCTTCACGTAGCAGTGCTTAGCCAACGTGTATCGTCAGCTATAGAGACGGCTCGCAGCAGAGTGCATTTGCTGAGGCAAGTTACTGCGCGTGCGGCACCGTTGCACCCTGACCCACTTCGGGCTGTCACAATGGACGCAGAGctttataatacttttacatttatttcaaattgaaattaattaaaaatatatatattttgcaacACCTAATGACTACTTTGATTATTAGAACAGCACTTTTAAATGTTTGGTTCATTGTCCCTTTATTTCGAACTGTAatcatacatacaaaaaatatatatatatattatggctGTTCttagttagtaaataaaattacttgaaGAAGAGGTACAGtctataaattaagtaaaccgatgttttttagataaaatatattttaatgttatctaTGATTAGGGGATGCttcttcattaatattttcaatgataCCTACCAAATTCACATGAAATACGTCGGCTTTGGTTGTTTTTGTATTCTATTGCGAAGCAGAGATAAAActtgtttcaatttttttaaaaattacggGAATTTGTGGAATATCAGGAGATTTTTGTTCCTAAATTTGCTGAATTCGACTTGGATTATGGGGTAATTTTATACATTGGTGACCCTGCTCTTATCTATCCCATATAAATAGTGGATCGCCGTCAGAgccatttttaatattgcaaaatGGATTTGGCTTAGTTTGAACGACTGGTTATTCTATGTGATCGAATCCCGAACCGAAAATAAGTATAGAAAGCCATTGCCCATACAGTGTCCCTGGACGTGGGAATCGAACATAGGAATTCGCGGTCCAAATATGCCACCTCGAGAATCGAAACCGAGGAGACCTATGACCTCAACATCTACAAACCAAAAAGCAACTAATAtagttaaaatgttaattacaataaatctatTAAACTGCTTCTTAAGCGTTTGGCATTCGGCGAAGTCTTCAATGAGCATCTGACATTTCCTCCTGCCCCTAATCAGGCCATAAGCTTCCAGACAGTCTGCCATATCCATCTCTTGCTTCGCACACCGTCCAAGGGTCTGGTGGGATACCATACCGCCAGTTATGTCTGTGAATGGCGAGCGGAAAAACGGTGAAAtgctattcatatttaatagataaattaatgttaaaattaagtaatgttCTTGGTTttcaaatattgataaaaatatacttttttggCAAGCCACGTCACACGATTTAAAGAGCTGTTAAAGTATTTGACAATGTTGTTTTTTGTACCAAATACAAAGAGATAGCAAAACATATCGACTACGTAGTctccatttaattttataacctttGAGGTTTTATTCATATGCTAAaaattgaaaaagtattttcctAAGTCGATATGCACAGGTGGAAAAAGACAAGTTAGTTTATaacgtaagtatttttttttttttagaattgatGCATGGGTAGGTACTAGGTACTTGACTGAGATACTTGAGCTGGCttccctggggccttattctctatgccacacgttatttagACAACGTAACGCACTGTGTCGCGCttagacaatagaaattgttatacagaatatcattccacgcaATTTTCCAGAACATAACGTAATCCGGCCGCTATACGAGTTAACATTGTCA contains:
- the LOC115446514 gene encoding NADH dehydrogenase [ubiquinone] iron-sulfur protein 5; the protein is MNSISPFFRSPFTDITGGMVSHQTLGRCAKQEMDMADCLEAYGLIRGRRKCQMLIEDFAECQTLKKQFNRFILLRRERERQIASGKLTGEKQYVSPKVDSY